The proteins below come from a single Papaver somniferum cultivar HN1 chromosome 11, ASM357369v1, whole genome shotgun sequence genomic window:
- the LOC113322177 gene encoding putative pentatricopeptide repeat-containing protein At5g06400, mitochondrial yields the protein MRYLSKFRSLDSTPSQNILQFQCSKLKNYKASTHSKSSKFRNSRTRTQETLTETKNLASIFNSITEILGTPEESIDSCGVSSFEDTHVRNLKEPLERRPSVCRSAQVSALEETQLRKSVINDDVSPIAHKITEIIRVQDVTVSFEERLEKSGFLLDSDTVDKVLKRCFKVGHLAYRFFNWVKLQNGHYHTTSTYNTMLYIAGEAKEFGLVDKLVKEMEMESCSKDIKTWTILISSYGKVNMIGRCLHVFESMRRSGCQPDGMAYKLIVRTLCAAGKADIALEFYKEMVFMNMEVDMNLYKQLLNCLSGSGNLSSVRLIGDDMINVSQIPEQIVYSCMLRCFCISGRIEEAIELLHELKSKKITLDPTNYEILVKGLCNTARVADALEIIEIMKQNQFVNGRVYGIVITGHLKRGELEDAFEMFTGMKESGHLPMVSTYTQLMQHLFRSNEYERACKLYREMLENGVEPDIVAFTVLITGHVQHNHVTEAWDIFNHMKDKGVKPTPKFYLIFVKELCKVARTDKALDLLNEMRSSKMNISDEMFHLVISSSERKGAIKTAEKVKQIWRAIYSQENDSVYLPTSHQSLDVATNTVVDTCQPLEFCCSSKPTQLHPPREKFLLEPLSRVYSDYNFQENFTVLQICKILSSSMDWSSMQEALDKHTIQFTPELVLDVLRHCQHYGNAALSFFSWVGSQSDYSHTAETYNMAIKLSGSGKDFKHMRNLYLEMRRKGSLVTSETWTIMIMQYARAGLTEIAIKKFKEMKSDGCKPNGNTFKYLLMFLCGKKGRKVDEAVKLFHDMIRAKYVPDKELVEIYLNCLCEVGKISDAQKCREYLCQSGFSKPLSYSLVIRALCRAGRLDEAQAMVDEVGEERSKLDRYIYGSLVHGLLRAGRVDEALAKVDKMKEEGTSPTVHVYTSLIVHFFKKKQIEKALDFFKKIGEDGCEPTIVTFSALIRGYMNMEMVSDAWNIFRRMKLKGPVPDFKTYSMFMTCLCEIGRSEEALQLLYEMPSSGIIPSSINFRTVYYGLNREGKNDLAHTVLQRKWDLMNKRKLSS from the coding sequence ATGAGGTATTTATCGAAATTTCGAAGTTTAGATTCAACTCCATCTCAAAACATACTTCAATTCCAGTGTAGTAAGCTCAAAAATTATAAAGCTTCGACACATTCTAAGTCTTCAAAGTTTCGAAATTCTAGAACGAGAACTCAAGAAACGCTGACGGAAACAAAAAATTTGGCTTCTATCTTCAACAGCATTACAGAGATACTAGGAACTCCCGAAGAGAGTATTGATTCATGTGGGGTTTCAAGTTTTGAAGATACCCATGTTAGAAATTTGAAAGAACCATTAGAACGAAGGCCAAGTGTTTGTAGAAGTGCCCAAGTGAGTGCTTTGGAAGAGACCCAGTTAAGAAAATCTGTGATAAATGATGATGTGAGTCCTATTGCTCATAAGATTACTGAAATTATACGTGTTCAAGATGTTACAGTTTCTTTTGAGGAGCGCTTAGAGAAGTCGGGTTTTTTGTTAGATTCAGATACAGTTGACAAAGTATTGAAGAGATGTTTTAAAGTTGGTCATTTAGCTTATAGATTCTTTAACTGGGTGAAgcttcaaaatggacattaccaCACCACTAGTACTTACAATACTATGTTATACATTGCTGGAGAAGCAAAAGAATTCGGTCTGGTTGATAAATTGGTTAAAGAAATGGAGATGGAATCATGTTCAAAAGATATCAAAACGTGGACCATTCTCATTTCTAGCTATGGGAAGGTGAATATGATTGGAAGATGTTTACATGTTTTTGAGAGTATGAGGAGATCTGGCTGTCAACCTGATGGAATGGCCTACAAATTGATCGTTCGTACGTTGTGTGCTGCTGGAAAAGCTGACATTGCCTTGGAGTTCTACAAAGAGATGGTATTTATGAATATGGAGGTTGATATGAATTTATATAAACAGTTGTTGAATTGCTTATCGGGATCAGGAAATCTCTCATCTGTTCGACTGATTGGAGACGATATGATAAATGTATCCCAGATTCCTGAGCAGATTGTTTATTCTTGCATGCTTAGGTGTTTTTGCATTTCAGGGAGAATCGAAGAAGCAATAGAATTGCTTCATGAACTTAAGAGTAAGAAGATAACACTTGATCCTACAAATTATGAAATTTTGGTGAAAGGGCTATGTAATACTGCTAGAGTTGCAGATGCCTTAGAAATTATAGAAATtatgaagcaaaatcagtttgttaACGGAAGAGTATATGGAATTGTTATAACTGGGCATTTAAAGAGAGGTGAGTTAGAGGATGCCTTTGAAATGTTTACAGGAATGAAAGAATCTGGACATCTTCCTATGGTTTCGACTTATACCCAGCTAATGCAACACCTTTTTAGGTCGAATGAGTACGAAAGAGCTTGCAAACTTTACAGGGAGATGTTGGAGAATGGAGTTGAACCGGATATTGTGGcatttacagttttgatcacAGGTCATGTGCAGCATAACCATGTCACGGAAGCATGGGATATTTTTAATCATATGAAGGATAAAGGTGTAAAACCCACTCCAAAATTCTATTTGATCTTTGTTAAGGAGCTCTGTAAGGTTGCAAGAACAGATAAGGCTCTTGATCTTTTGAACGAGATGAGGAGCTCAAAAATGAACATCTCAGATGAAATGTTTCACTTGGTAATATCCTCGTCTGAGAGAAAAGGTGCCATAAAGACAGCTGAAAAGGTGAAGCAGATCTGGAGAGCCATTTACAGTCAAGAAAATGATTCAGTATATCTACCCACCAGTCACCAGTCTCTCGATGTAGCTACCAACACTGTCGTTGATACATGCCAGCCCCTAGAATTCTGCTGCAGTTCAAAACCTACCCAACTACATCCACCGcgggaaaaatttcttttggagCCACTGAGTAGAGTTTATAGTGATTATAATTTTCAAGAGAATTTTACCGTCCTCCAGATCTGTAAAATTTTATCGTCCTCCATGGACTGGAGCTCAATGCAAGAAGCTCTGGATAAGCACACTATTCAGTTCACTCCTGAGCTTGTTCTCGATGTTCTTCGCCATTGCCAACACTATGGTAATGCTGCATTGAGTTTCTTTTCATGGGTGGGGTCGCAGTCTGATTATAGCCACACTGCAGAGACCTATAACATGGCCATAAAATTATCTGGATCTGGGAAAGATTTTAAACACATGAGAAACCTCTATTTGGAAATGAGAAGAAAAGGCTCTTTGGTAACTTCAGAAACATGGACTATCATGATAATGCAGTACGCTCGAGCAGGTTTGACTGAGATTGCTATAAAGAAATTTAAAGAAATGAAAAGTGATGGGTGTAAACCAAATGGAAATACGTTCAAGTATTTGCTAATGTTTCTTTGTGGGAAGAAAGGCCGAAAGGTAGATGAAGCCGTCAAACTGTTCCATGATATGATCAGAGCCAAGTATGTGCCAGACAAAGAACTGGTTGAAATCTATCTTAATTGTCTGTGTGAAGTAGGAAAAATATCAGATGCTCAAAAATGCAGAGAATATTTATGCCAGAGTGGGTTTAGCAAGCCTCTTAGCTATTCTTTGGTCATTAGGGCCCTTTGCCGTGCGGGGAGGCTAGACGAAGCTCAAGCTATGGTAGATGAAGTAGGGGAAGAAAGATCTAAACTTGATCGATATATTTACGGAAGTCTTGTTCATGGTTTACTAAGAGCAGGTAGGGTGGATGAAGCCTTAGCGAAGGTGGATAAAATGAAAGAGGAAGGTACCAGTCCAACAGTACATGTATATACATCGCTAATTGTCCACTTCTTTAAGAAGAAACAGATTGAGAAAGCTTTGGATTTTTTCAAGAAAATAGGAGAAGATGGTTGTGAGCCAACCATTGTTACGTTCTCCGCGCTGATCCGTGGTTATATGAACATGGAGATGGTTAGTGATGCTTGGAATATCTTTCGACGTATGAAGCTTAAAGGACCTGTACCTGATTTTAAAACATATTCAATGTTCATGACATGCCTCTGTGAGATAGGCAGGTCTGAAGAAGCCCTGCAGCTATTATATGAGATGCCAAGTAGTGGGATAATCCCTAGTTCCATCAATTTTCGCACTGTTTATTATGGGCTAAATAGAGAAGGCAAAAATGATTTAGCTCATACTGTATTACAAAGAAAATGGGATCTCATGAATAAAAGAAAGCTTTCATCTTAA